In Gossypium arboreum isolate Shixiya-1 chromosome 5, ASM2569848v2, whole genome shotgun sequence, a single genomic region encodes these proteins:
- the LOC108451072 gene encoding flavonol sulfotransferase-like — MESHIEKQNEDALQKSFKEMISTLPQGNCWGYSDDLCQYQGFWFYPTFLQGALSAQQQFQAQPTDIILCSSPRTGAAWLKSLTFATITRTSYNDSTTPLLSKMPHDVVPFMEFDHAQFSTNRHLGIPLLATHLPYSLLPRSIIDSGCKLIYVCRDPKDTFVSLYHFIARYSKSQNTQPIQLDEAFELFHEGVSWYGPYWDHVLGYWKASLEHPDKLLFLKYEELNEDTVLYLKKIAEFMGYPFSSEDQQQGVPENIVQLCSFENLNGLEVNKTGKHRDGQGNLETENNIFFRKGKVGDWKNYLTTEMARRLDQRTLQKLSGSGLSF, encoded by the coding sequence ATGGAATCCCATATTGAGAAACAAAATGAAGATGCGCTTCAAAAATCTTTCAAAGAGATGATATCTACTCTCCCTCAAGGAAATTGTTGGGGTTATTCTGATGATCTATGTCAATATCAAGGTTTTTGGTTCTACCCGACTTTTCTACAAGGAGCTTTGTCGGCTCAACAACAATTCCAGGCTCAACCCACTGATATCATCCTTTGTAGCTCTCCAAGAACAGGTGCAGCCTGGTTAAAATCCCTCACTTTCGCCACTATTACAAGAACTTCATACAATGATTCCACCACCCCTTTACTTTCCAAGATGCCTCATGATGTTGTGCCTTTCATGGAGTTCGATCATGCCCAGTTTTCCACTAATCGACATCTTGGAATTCCTCTTTTAGCCACTCATCTTCCTTATTCCTTATTACCCAGATCTATAATTGATTCTGGTTGTAAACTTATTTACGTTTGCAGGGACCCCAAAGATACATTTGTTTCATTGTATCATTTCATTGCAAGGTACAGCAAATCCCAAAATACTCAACCCATTCAACTTGATGAAGCGTTCGAATTGTTTCATGAAGGTGTAAGTTGGTATGGGCCTTATTGGGACCATGTTCTGGGGTACTGGAAAGCAAGCTTGGAACATCCAGACAAGTTACTATTCTTGAAATATGAAGAACTGAATGAAGATACTGTTTTGTATCTTAAGAAAATAGCAGAATTTATGGGTTATCCTTTCTCGTCAGAGGACCAACAACAAGGGGTGCCTGAAAACATTGTACAGCTGTGCAGTTTCGAGAATTTAAATGGCTTGGAAGTAAATAAAACTGGGAAACATCGTGATGGGCAAGGAAATTTGGAGACGGAAAATAACATTTTCTTCCGGAAAGGGAAGGTTGGAGACTGGAAGAATTATTTGACCACTGAAATGGCTCGACGTTTAGACCAACGAACACTGCAAAAGTTGAGCGGTTCAGGTTTAAGTTTCTAA
- the LOC108451073 gene encoding flavonol sulfotransferase-like has translation MESHIEKQDGDVLQKSFKEMISTLPKGNSWGFPGDIYQYQGFWFSPPFLQGALLAQQQFQAQPTDIILCSSPRTGAAWLKSLTFSTITRTTYDDSTTPLLSKMPHDVVPYMEFDHVQFSTNRHLGIPLLATHLPYSFLPRSIIDSGCKLIYICRDPKDTFVSLYHIVARYNKSQNTQPIQLDEVLELFQEGVSQLGPYWDHVLGYWKASLERPDKLMFLKYEDLAEDTVLYLKKIAEFMGYPFSSEEQQQNVPENIVKMCSFDNLSGLEVNKTGRHREGYENLRIENNIFFRKGKPGDWKNYLTTEMAQRLDQRTMQKWSSSGLSL, from the coding sequence ATGGAATCCCATATTGAGAAACAAGATGGAGATGTGCTTCAAAAATCTTTCAAAGAGATGATATCTACTCTCCCTAAAGGGAATAGTTGGGGTTTTCCTGGAGATATATATCAATATCAAGGTTTTTGGTTCTCCCCGCCATTTCTACAAGGAGCATTGTTGGCTCAACAACAGTTCCAGGCTCAACCCACTGATATCATCCTTTGTAGCTCTCCAAGAACAGGCGCAGCCTGGTTAAAATCCCTCACTTTCTCCACTATTACAAGAACCACATACGATGATTCCACCACCCCTTTGCTTTCCAAGATGCCTCATGATGTTGTGCCTTACATGGAGTTCGATCATGTCCAGTTTTCCACTAACCGACATCTTGGAATTCCTCTTTTAGCCACTCATCTTCCTTATTCTTTCTTGCCCAGATCTATAATTGATTCTGGTTGTAAACTTATTTACATTTGCAGGGACCCCAAAGATACATTTGTTTCATTGTATCATATCGTTGCTAGGTACAACAAATCCCAAAATACTCAACCCATTCAACTTGATGAAGTGCTCGAGTTGTTTCAAGAAGGCGTCAGTCAGCTTGGGCCTTATTGGGACCATGTTTTAGGGTACTGGAAAGCAAGTTTGGAACGTCCAGACAAGTTAATGTTCTTGAAATACGAAGATTTGGCTGAAGATACTGTTTTGTATCTTAAGAAAATAGCGGAGTTTATGGGTTATCCTTTCTCATCAGAGGAACAACAACAAAATGTGCCTGAAAACATTGTGAAGATGTGCAGTTTCGACAATTTAAGTGGCTTGGAAGTAAATAAAACCGGGAGACATCGTGAAGGGTACGAAAATTTGAGGATAGAAAATAACATTTTCTTTCGGAAAGGGAAGCCTGGAGACTGGAAGAATTATTTGACCACTGAAATGGCTCAACGTTTAGACCAACGAACAATGCAAAAATGGAGCAGTTCAGGTTTAAGTCTGTAA